From Mauremys reevesii isolate NIE-2019 linkage group 10, ASM1616193v1, whole genome shotgun sequence, the proteins below share one genomic window:
- the LOC120373303 gene encoding uncharacterized protein LOC120373303, with product MEEIPQGTFQDELEWCILQLETGLLCLNPTPKQAEETQHILKVLRSHKAAFVKKRQVMNRVFGDYRLKMAEEQKRTEKAAMKPGKAQIQQGNVQASGSVVYRKRSGQTSVSTTNWFTSSDNSFRFSFALPEMDPQATNGTMEEAQGVGGSEQRPSELEDLSGVLNFSTPGQQPKFAFNFVIPDKDGPLMPSVVTGQRAESIAENVTSDGLPSAGLMTHSTLLEANMSEVVGCVGGGIGREALILETPKPEIAAEDEVKTEKTAAAGALKKKKKKKSSNSKKEMAEAEVSKKVKVEASRCEDTDLSLQDKTTQQSDKQLWREVDWCVEQLELGLKTHKSTPKQAEEALHAIKTLRSDKAVLAKKRQVMRAMFGDYRKKMEEERQKQLKLMQAAAKSAQVMEVRENARRKSSQVFRKCSEASRKSPSSAGSPSHLSSHPESPQASGTNSFVFPTSQEEFRFNFF from the exons ATGGAAGAG ATTCCCCAAGGAACGTTCCAAGATGAGCTGGAGTGGTGTATTTTGCAGCTGGAAACAGGCCTCCTTTGTCTCAACCCAACCCCAAAACAAG CAGAGGAGACACAGCACATCCTCAAAGTCCTGCGCTCCCACAAGGCTGCCTTTGTGAAGAAGCGGCAGGTGATGAACCGCGTGTTTGGGGATTACCGACTGAAGATGGCCGAGGAGCAGAAGAGGACAGAGAAAGCAG CCATGAAACCTGGGAAAGCACAAATACAGCAAGGGAATGTGCAGGCTTCAGGGAGCGTGGTGTATAGGAAGCGATCTGGACAGACCTCCGTGTCAACAACAAATTGGTTCACATCATCTGATAATAGCTTCCGATTCAGCTTTGCACTTCCTGAGATGGATCCACAAGCAACCAATGGAACTATGGAAGAGGCCCAGGGGGTAGGTGGCTCTGAACAGAGGCCCTCAGAACTAGAAGATTTGAGTGGAGTGTTGAACTTTTCCACCCCTGGACAACAGCCCAAGTTTGCTTTCAATTTTGTCATCCCAGATAAAGATGGCCCCCTGATGCCATCTGTTGTTACAGGCCAAAGAGCAGAGAGTATAGCAGAAAATGTGACATCAGATGGCTTGCCATCTGCAGGACTAATGACGCATTCAACCCTGTTGGAGGCTAACATGTCTGAGGTTGTGGGCTGTGTGGGTGGAGGAATAGGGAGAGAGGCTCTTATTTTAGAGACCCCAAAACCAGAGATTGCTGCTGAAGATGAGGTTAAGACAGAGaagacagcagcagctggagcactcaagaagaagaagaaaaagaaatcatCAAATAGTAAGAAGGAGATGGCGGAAGCTGAGGTCAGCAAGAAGGTGAAGGTGGAAGCCAGTAGGTGTGAAGACACAGATTTGTCCCTCCAGGACAAGACCACGCAG CAGTCAGATAAACAGCTGTGGAGGGAAGTGGACTGGTGTGTAGAACAGCTGGAACTTGGCCTGAAGACACACAAATCCACTCCAAAACAGG CTGAAGAAGCTCTGCATGCCATCAAGACACTACGCAGTGACAAGGCTGTGCTGGCAAAGAAGCGTCAGGTCATGCGAGCCATGTTTGGAGATTACAGGAAGAagatggaggaggagagacagAAACAGCTGAAGCTCATGCAGGCAG CTGCAAAGTCTGCTCAGGTCATGGAGGTGAGGGAGAATGCCCGCAGAAAGAGCAGCCAGGTCTTCCGGAAGTGTTCAGAGGCGTCCAGGAAAAGCCCAAGTTCTGCAGGATCCCCTTCTCATCTTTCCAGCCATCCAGAgtcaccccaggcctctggcaCAAATTCATTCGTGTTCCCAACTTCCCAAGAGGAGTTCCGCTTTAACTTTTTTTAG